One genomic segment of Borrelia miyamotoi includes these proteins:
- a CDS encoding AI-2E family transporter — MALELKPTDRLQFFKFQSIFYVMAFIVMLIAILKIAQAIFKPLAIAVVLGFLVYPIYTFLKKLRIPRVLIVFIIFFFLFSFSYLVFNFVYYSVTVLIKQLPYYQKQLIFIMVDILNKYNLDSAIISNIDFSKYIYPFLTRISNEIIGFASSLVVLFLLLYFLLSEIHIFDIKVKNAFKQSIAIIFIEALDTINNQISKYLGIKVFVSCLTGFLVFIGLALFGQDFPLVWSVLTFVFNFIPSIGSILAVFFIMIAALIQFYPNLDLVLYIFIYNTSIQMLIGNILEPKMQGHRLDLSPFLLLCFLFFWGWLWGVVGLLIAYPFTVIIKVIVDNISCLKPFSVFLSGSKVLSVDDISSNKES; from the coding sequence ATGGCTTTGGAGCTAAAACCAACGGATAGGTTACAGTTTTTTAAATTTCAGTCTATTTTTTATGTTATGGCTTTTATTGTAATGCTAATTGCTATTTTAAAAATAGCACAAGCTATATTTAAGCCTTTAGCTATTGCAGTGGTTCTTGGATTTTTGGTATATCCTATTTATACCTTTCTTAAAAAATTAAGAATTCCAAGAGTTTTAATAGTCTTTATAATTTTCTTTTTTCTTTTTTCTTTTTCTTATTTAGTTTTTAATTTTGTTTATTATAGTGTTACTGTTTTAATTAAGCAATTACCTTATTATCAAAAGCAATTGATTTTTATTATGGTAGATATTCTTAATAAATATAATTTAGATAGTGCGATTATTAGCAATATAGATTTTTCTAAGTATATTTATCCTTTTTTGACGCGGATATCTAATGAAATTATTGGTTTTGCAAGTAGCTTAGTAGTATTATTTTTGTTATTATATTTTTTGCTATCAGAAATACATATTTTTGATATAAAGGTTAAGAATGCTTTTAAGCAGTCTATTGCTATTATTTTTATTGAAGCTTTAGATACGATAAATAATCAAATTAGTAAATATTTGGGCATAAAGGTTTTTGTTAGTTGTCTTACGGGTTTTTTGGTATTTATAGGGTTGGCTTTATTTGGACAAGATTTTCCTCTTGTATGGTCAGTACTTACATTTGTGTTTAATTTTATTCCAAGTATAGGATCAATTTTGGCTGTTTTTTTTATTATGATAGCTGCTTTAATACAGTTCTATCCTAACTTAGATTTAGTACTTTATATTTTCATATATAATACTTCTATTCAAATGTTGATTGGAAATATTCTTGAGCCAAAAATGCAAGGACACAGACTTGATCTTTCTCCTTTTTTACTGCTTTGTTTTCTTTTCTTCTGGGGATGGCTATGGGGTGTCGTAGGACTTTTGATAGCCTATCCTTTTACTGTTATTATAAAGGTGATAGTAGATAATATATCATGTTTAAAACCTTTCTCTGTATTTTTAAGTGGGTCAAAGGTATTAAGCGTTGATGATATAAGTAGCAATAAGGAGAGTTGA
- the cdaA gene encoding diadenylate cyclase CdaA, whose protein sequence is MISIDSINQIKDIFSRVLDISLTSTLVYYIYKNVINSYSVNLLKGMIIITSIGILSYYFNLYTINWLLNYMASILPIAMLILFHQEIKKIIMQIGNFNLSFKLANSKEETTKTIAELIKAIKHLSENKSGSLICIEKKIQLNQIINKGIKLDSIISNEIIISIFDYETPLHDGAIIISNNKIAYAGSFLPLSNVESISKTFGTRHRAGLGISENSDAITIITSEETGSISLTQNGKLEYNLDLNEIRKKLNLALIE, encoded by the coding sequence ATGATAAGCATAGATAGTATAAATCAAATAAAAGATATTTTTTCAAGAGTATTAGATATAAGTTTAACTAGTACTTTAGTTTATTATATCTATAAAAATGTGATTAATTCTTATTCTGTAAACTTACTTAAAGGAATGATCATCATTACATCTATTGGAATTTTATCCTACTATTTCAACTTATACACAATAAACTGGCTATTAAATTACATGGCAAGTATACTACCAATTGCAATGCTTATACTATTTCATCAAGAAATAAAAAAAATAATAATGCAAATCGGAAATTTTAATTTATCTTTTAAACTTGCAAACAGCAAAGAAGAAACTACTAAAACTATTGCTGAGCTAATAAAAGCAATTAAACATTTATCAGAAAATAAATCTGGTAGCTTAATCTGTATCGAAAAAAAAATACAATTAAACCAAATAATAAATAAAGGTATAAAATTAGATTCCATCATATCTAATGAAATTATAATATCAATCTTTGATTATGAAACACCCTTACATGATGGAGCAATCATAATTAGCAATAACAAAATAGCTTATGCCGGTTCTTTTTTACCACTATCTAATGTCGAATCTATTAGCAAAACCTTTGGGACAAGACACAGGGCGGGTCTTGGGATTTCTGAAAACTCAGACGCAATAACAATAATAACATCCGAAGAAACTGGTTCTATTTCACTAACACAAAATGGAAAATTAGAATATAATTTAGACTTGAATGAAATTAGGAAAAAATTAAATCTTGCATTAATAGAATGA